The genome window CCGGGGAGTGTCAACATATAGCGCCCACCCGGGAGTCGATTTCTGTGGATAGTTTCGAGGCGCCTCGCGGAACGGGCGCGCTGCGGTGTAGCCCACAGCCGCAGGCCCGTTGATTTGCAGGGCCGCCCCTTCACCCCCCGGCGAGCGCAGTCAGCCGAGAGCCCAAACCTCGCAGAGCCTCAAACGCTGTCCTTCACCCGCTCCCAGGTGTTCATGAGATGCTGGGCCATGGTCTCGCCAAGAGTGGCCCCATCGCGGCGCGACAGGGCCTCCGCCATCTTCTCGTGCTCATCCACGGCGGCGGCCCAATACTCCGGCTTGCGGTTGCCCATGAAGCGGATGCGCTTGAGCCGCGCCTGAATGTTGCGCTGCATTTCCTGAAGGGTCTCATTGCCCGACAGTTCGGAGAGCAGCGAGTGGAAGTCCTGGTTGAGCTTGTAGTAGGCGAGCCGCTCGCGCTTTTCGTAAAGCTCCAGCATCTCCCTATGCAGCGACAGCAGCGCCGCCACCTCTTCTTCGCTGGCGCGCTCGCAGGTGAGCTGCCCCGCGAGCTTTTCGAGATGGGCAAGCACCTCGAGCATCGAGAAGACGTCCTTCGAGGTCAGCTTGCGCACCACCGCGCCGCGTGACGGGCGGATGATCACCAGACCCTCCGCCGCCAGCGTGCGCAACGCCTCCCGGAACGGCGTGCGCGACACTTCGAGCTGCTCGATCAGCCGCGTCTCGTCGATCCGGCTGCCCGGCTCCAGATAGCCTTCGATGATCAGGTCGCGGATACGGTTTGCCACCTGGTCGTGAAGGGTCTGCTTTCGGATCGCGACAGGGCCGCCCGTCGTGACACCAAGATTGTCCATGCCTAGGCTCCCGGATTCGTCTTCTCGGCAACTATAAGACCTCTTGCCTTGCGCTGCGAGGTCGCGCAATGTATTTCGTATACAAAATGAGGAAATACATGATTCACGAACAGCGAGTTGCCTTTGCGATAGGGGATGCCGGGGGAATCAGCCCCGAGCTGAGCGCCCGTGTGATTGCGGATGCCCAAGCCAATCGCGGCGACATGATCGTCGTCGGAGATGCCCGCGTGCTCGCCATGGGGGCGCAGCATGCAGGCGTCGAAATCGACCTGCCCACGCTCACCCCGGAAGAGGCGGGGCAAGGGCTGCCCGAGGGGTCTGTGCTGGTGGACATGGCCAACTGCGACCCCGACACGCTGACGCTGGGCGAATCCTGCCGCGAAACCGGCGCCGCCTCGCTGGAAAACTTCGCGGCGGCGCTTCGCCTCGCCAACGCCGGCATCGCAGGCTCGGCCTTCTTCACGCCGTTCAACAAACACGGCATGCGTCTGGCGCGGCCCGATTACGTCGACGAGATCGGCTTCATCAACGCCACCATCAACGCCACCCGCAGTGGGCGCGAGTTCAATGTGCTCGACGAGGTCTGGAACGCGCGGGTCACATCGCACATCCCATTGCGCGAGGTCGCCGATACCCTCACCACCGACCGGATCTACGAGTCGCTCTGCCTGACCATCGAAACCATGGAGAATGCCGGTTTCGAGCGGCCCCGCATCGGCGTGGCCGCGCTCAACCCCCACGCGGGCGACGGGCGCAATTTCGGCACCGAAGACGAAGATGTGCTGCTTCCGGCGGTCCAGAAGGCGCAGGCGCGGCAGATGGCCGTCACCGGGCCGATTCCTTCCGATACGGTCTTCGTGCGCGCGCTCAAGGGCGAGTTCGACGCGGTCATGACCATGTTCCACGACCAGGGCCAGATCGCCATGAAGCTGATCGGCTTCGACCGTGGCGTGACGCTGATCGCGGGCTACCCGTTTCCCATCGTCACCCCGGCCCATGGCACCGCCTATGATATCGCGGGCCAGGGCAAGGCCGACACCGGCGCAACCTTCAACGCCGTCGCGCTGGGCCGCAAGCTGGCCGCCCGCGCCGAGCGCAAATCCACACCGGCGGCGCTCTCGCCCGCCGATCTCACGGCCCTGTTCCGCGGCCCGGTCAAAGAGGACGCGACACAAAGCTGACGACAGGCCCCGTGCCTGACCGGCGGCCCCGCCGCCACCAACCAAAGGGAGGAAGACCATTGAAACTCAAGAGCGCACTCTTCGGCGCCGCAACGCTCGCCATGATGGCGGGCACGGCCATCGCACAGGAAGAGATCATCTTCGGCATCAGCGCCGCCACCGGCTCGCTTCAGCAGCAAAGCGCAAGCGAATTTGCCCGCCGCGCCAACGAAAAGCTGGGGGATACGGCTGTCGTGAAGGTCTTTGACAGCTCGCAGCTGGGCAAAGACAAGGACATGCTCCAGAAGATCAAGCTGGGCACCATGCACCTCACGCTGCCCTCCTCGATCATGCCCGAGATCGCCGCCGAATACGCGATCTTCGATCTGCCATTCCTCGTGGCCGACCGTGACCATCTCGCCCGCATCGACGAGACCTTCTTCAAGGACGTTCTGGTGCCCGCCGCCGAGGCGCAGGGCTACCGCCCGCTCGCCGTGTGGGAAAACGGTTTCCGCCAGATCACCAACAACGAGCGCCCCATCAACACCCCCGCCGACCTCGAAGGGCTGAAGATCCGTACGCCCAACTCGTCCTGGCGTGTGGCGATGTTCAGCGAATACGGCGCCAACCCCACGCCGATGTCGTTCTCCGAGGTCTTCGTGGCCTTGCAGACCGGCGTGATCGACGGGCAGGAAAACCCGCTGACCAACATCGCCGGCGGCAAGCTGAACGAGGTGCAGAAGTACCTGTCGATGTCGGGCCACGTCTATTCGCCCGCCTACCCCACCGTGGGTGTGGCGGCCTTCGAAAAGCTCGATCCCGAGATCCAGCAGGTGCTGGCCGAAACCGCGCAGGAAGTTGCCCTCTGGGCGCGCGAACAGGGCGCCGAGCAGGACGGCAAGCTGCTTGAGGAGCTGGAAGCCGGCGGCATGGAGGTCAACACGGCCGATCGCGCCGCCTTCGTCGAAGCCTCCGCGCCGCTCTACGAGAAGTTCGCCGCAGAGGTCGAGGGCGGCCAGGCGATGATCGACCAGGTGCTCTCGCTGGCTGACGGCGACTCCTGATCCGGCGCGAAAGCCACGGGGCGCATTGCAGAGGTGATGCGCCCCTCTTCCATTCCACCCTCTTCCCGAACGGGACCGTGCAATGCTCGACCGCGTCATCCATTGGCTCGACATCCTCCTGCAAATTTTCACCGTCACCCTGATCGTCATCCTCGCCGTGATCGTCCTTCTGGCGGTCGGCTTCCGCTACTCGGGCAACTCGCTGATCTGGTATGACGAGGTCGCGGTTCTGCTGCTGGCCTGGATCACCTTCAGCGGCGCGGCCCTCGCAGTGCTGCGCGACGCGCACCTCGGGTTCACCGGGCTGATGTACGGCCTGCCGCCGACCGGGCGCCTCCTGCTCTTCTGGCTGGTCGAGGCGATCTTCTTCGCCATCTTCGCCATCGTGCTCTGGGCCGGATGGACCATCCTCGGCATCTTCGGCAACGAAACCATGACCACCCTGCGCTTCGTTCCGCGAAGCGTGGTGCAGGGCATCCTGCCGGTCAGCGCCGCCTTCATCCTTCTGGCCCGCGCCCTGACCCTGCCCAAGCGAAAGGCAGAGGTCGAAGCGGGCATTGATCCCGAAACCCGCGAAATCCAGCACGAGATTGCCCGCGCCGAGGCCGAACTGGCCCGCACCGGTGCCGCCACGGAGACCGAGAAATGACCGAAGCCCTGATCCTTCTGTCGATGTTCCTGATGATCGGCTTCGGCGTGCCCATCGCCGTCGCCATCCTTGGCAGCGCGCTCGTCGGGGTGTTCATCCTCAACGGCCACCTCGGCTTCCTGAACGCCGCGCTCTCGCTCTACGACGGCGCCACCAGCTTTCCGCTCATCGCCATCCCGCTCTTCATTCTCGCAGGCGCGCTGATGAACACCGGCGGCATCTCGACCCGACTCATCGCCTTCGTCTCTGCCCTGATCGGCTTCGTGCGCGGCGGGCTGGCCATGGTCAACGTCGGCGTGTCGCTGTTCTTCGCCGAAATCTCCGGCTCCGCGGTGGCCGATGTGGCCGCCACCGGCTCGGTGCTGATCCCGGCGATGAAGAAAAAGGGCTATACCCCGCGCTTCGCCGCCGCGCTCACCTCCTCCACCGCCTCGCTCGCCATCATCATCCCGCCCTCGATCCCGATGATCCTCTACGGCGCGCTCTCCGATACCTCCATCGTCAAGCTCTTCGTCGCCGGCATCGTGCCCGGCCTTCTCGGCGCGGCGCTGCTGATGGCCCTCAGCTACTACTTCGCCGTGCGCTACGACCTGCCGCGCGAAGAGGGCTTCAGCCTCTGCCGTCTCTGGCAGGCCACCAAAGAGGCGATCTGGGCGCTGATCCTGCCGGTCATCATCCTTGGCGGCATCTTCGGCGGCATCGTCACCGCCACCGAGGGCGCCGGGCTCGCCGTGCTGGCGGCCCTGCTGATCGGCGGCTTCATCTACCGCGAACTGAACGCCGAAAAGCTCTACCACGCGCTGGTCGATGGCGTGAACCAGACCGCGGTGGTGATGCTTCTGGTTGCTTCCTCCGCGGTGCTCGGCCTCTACCTGACCGAAACCGAGCTGCCTCAGCGTCTCGCGCAGGGCATCACCCAGATCACCACCAACCCGCTCGCGGTGCTGATGATCATCAACGTCTTCCTGCTCTTCGTGGGCATGGTGCTGCACGGCGCGGCGGCGATCATCCTGAC of Oceanicola sp. 502str15 contains these proteins:
- a CDS encoding 4-hydroxythreonine-4-phosphate dehydrogenase PdxA; translated protein: MIHEQRVAFAIGDAGGISPELSARVIADAQANRGDMIVVGDARVLAMGAQHAGVEIDLPTLTPEEAGQGLPEGSVLVDMANCDPDTLTLGESCRETGAASLENFAAALRLANAGIAGSAFFTPFNKHGMRLARPDYVDEIGFINATINATRSGREFNVLDEVWNARVTSHIPLREVADTLTTDRIYESLCLTIETMENAGFERPRIGVAALNPHAGDGRNFGTEDEDVLLPAVQKAQARQMAVTGPIPSDTVFVRALKGEFDAVMTMFHDQGQIAMKLIGFDRGVTLIAGYPFPIVTPAHGTAYDIAGQGKADTGATFNAVALGRKLAARAERKSTPAALSPADLTALFRGPVKEDATQS
- a CDS encoding TRAP transporter substrate-binding protein; amino-acid sequence: MKLKSALFGAATLAMMAGTAIAQEEIIFGISAATGSLQQQSASEFARRANEKLGDTAVVKVFDSSQLGKDKDMLQKIKLGTMHLTLPSSIMPEIAAEYAIFDLPFLVADRDHLARIDETFFKDVLVPAAEAQGYRPLAVWENGFRQITNNERPINTPADLEGLKIRTPNSSWRVAMFSEYGANPTPMSFSEVFVALQTGVIDGQENPLTNIAGGKLNEVQKYLSMSGHVYSPAYPTVGVAAFEKLDPEIQQVLAETAQEVALWAREQGAEQDGKLLEELEAGGMEVNTADRAAFVEASAPLYEKFAAEVEGGQAMIDQVLSLADGDS
- a CDS encoding TRAP transporter small permease, which encodes MLDRVIHWLDILLQIFTVTLIVILAVIVLLAVGFRYSGNSLIWYDEVAVLLLAWITFSGAALAVLRDAHLGFTGLMYGLPPTGRLLLFWLVEAIFFAIFAIVLWAGWTILGIFGNETMTTLRFVPRSVVQGILPVSAAFILLARALTLPKRKAEVEAGIDPETREIQHEIARAEAELARTGAATETEK
- a CDS encoding TRAP transporter large permease, whose protein sequence is MTEALILLSMFLMIGFGVPIAVAILGSALVGVFILNGHLGFLNAALSLYDGATSFPLIAIPLFILAGALMNTGGISTRLIAFVSALIGFVRGGLAMVNVGVSLFFAEISGSAVADVAATGSVLIPAMKKKGYTPRFAAALTSSTASLAIIIPPSIPMILYGALSDTSIVKLFVAGIVPGLLGAALLMALSYYFAVRYDLPREEGFSLCRLWQATKEAIWALILPVIILGGIFGGIVTATEGAGLAVLAALLIGGFIYRELNAEKLYHALVDGVNQTAVVMLLVASSAVLGLYLTETELPQRLAQGITQITTNPLAVLMIINVFLLFVGMVLHGAAAIILTVPIFMPLVHQLGIDPIQFGILLTLNIALGQQTPPVASVLVTACSIAKTDVWSTTRTNLPFIGVLVLVLLLVTYVPAVSLSLVDVFYGP
- a CDS encoding GntR family transcriptional regulator → MDNLGVTTGGPVAIRKQTLHDQVANRIRDLIIEGYLEPGSRIDETRLIEQLEVSRTPFREALRTLAAEGLVIIRPSRGAVVRKLTSKDVFSMLEVLAHLEKLAGQLTCERASEEEVAALLSLHREMLELYEKRERLAYYKLNQDFHSLLSELSGNETLQEMQRNIQARLKRIRFMGNRKPEYWAAAVDEHEKMAEALSRRDGATLGETMAQHLMNTWERVKDSV